Proteins from one Nicotiana tabacum cultivar K326 chromosome 23, ASM71507v2, whole genome shotgun sequence genomic window:
- the LOC107766125 gene encoding uncharacterized protein LOC107766125 has product MLQTEQQATVLVPKLLKLPPLKALTLFTSSTEQGFQQTHQSFSIIIDQLLSCNALSRAQSLILQLVSGKITSPHFTVSSLLHHLTHTQFLNSTPLYEIIITAHVQSQLVDKALIFFNQMIDKKLVPTSNTFNSILSSLIKNGFFEKGWSIFEESIGKEFLDMHSFGIVIKGCCENGDLDGAFEALAKLKNLGWLPNVVIYTTIIDGCFKQGDAGRAKELFNIMSAEGIVPNQYTYSVLLSGFFRQGLKTDGFELYEKMKLDGVFPDIYTYNSLINVYCSDGKVNKAFELFDEMQRNGVVCNVVTYNTLIRGLCQEKRVSEAEKLLERLKQAGLHPNLVTYNTLIDGYCSAGKLEKGLVLFNQIKSSGLTPTSITYNTLIAGFSRAGNPSRVVDFVREMEERGIFPSKVTYTILIDAFARSKDMEKALEVFSRMHKASLSVDLRTYGVLIHGWCSQGNMKEALKLFRSMAEHHLKPNDVIYNMMIFGYCKEESSYRALKLLKEMVENGMVPNGASYCLTIEALCNDGKWKEAKVLVNGMIKFGLKLSVSSCDLIQKAMNMTT; this is encoded by the coding sequence ATGTTACAAACCGAACAACAAGCAACTGTTCTTGTTCCCAAATTGCTGAAACTCCCACCACTCAAAGCTCTTACGCTCTTCACATCCTCAACAGAACAAGGCTTCCAACAAACTCATCAATCATTTTCCATAATCATAGATCAACTTCTCTCATGCAACGCGCTCTCACGCGCTCAATCGCTCATCTTACAGTTAGTTTCTGGTAAAATCACTTCACCCCATTTCACAGTGTCTTCCTTGCTTCACCATTTGACACATACCCAGTTCTTAAATTCTACTCCTTTATATGAAATCATCATTACTGCCCATGTTCAATCTCAATTAgtagataaagctttgatctttttTAATCAAATGATTGATAAAAAACTTGTACCTACATCAAATACTTTTAATAGTATACTTTCTTCTCTTATAAAGAATGGATTCTTTGAAAAGGGTTGGTCTATTTTTGAAGAATCAATTGGAAAGGAGTTCTTGGATATGCATAGTTTTGGGATAGTGATAAAGGGTTGCTGTGAAAATGGTGACTTGGATGGTGCCTTTGAGGCGTTAGCCAAATTGAAAAACTTGGGTTGGCTCCCGAATGTTGTAATATATACAACAATAATCGATGGATGTTTTAAGCAAGGTGATGCTGGACGAGCAAAGGAGTTGTTTAATATAATGTCGGCTGAGGGTATCGTTCCTAATCAGTACACTTATTCTGTTTTGCTTAGTGGTTTCTTTAGGCAAGGGCTTAAAACTGATGGCTTTGAGCTTTATGAGAAGATGAAGCTTGACGGAGTGTTTCCCGATATATATACTTATAACTCTCTTATTAATGTGTATTGCAGCGATGGAAAAGTTAACAAAGCGTTTGAATTATTTGATGAAATGCAGCGTAACGGGGTAGTGTGCAATGTTGTAACTTACAACACTTTGATTAGAGGGTTATGCCAAGAGAAGAGGGTATCAGAAGCTGAGAAATTATTGGAACGATTAAAGCAGGCTGGCTTGCACCCTAATTTGGTCACATACAACACTCTAATAGATGGGTATTGTAGCGCTGGAAAGCTTGAGAAAGGATTAGTTTTGTTCAATCAGATAAAGTCCAGTGGATTAACACCTACTTCAATCACATATAATACTTTAATTGCGGGTTTCTCTAGAGCTGGAAATCCATCAAGGGTTGTTGACTTTGTTCGTGAGATGGAGGAAAGAGGCATATTTCCTTCAAAAGTCACATACACAATTCTAATTGATGCATTTGCTCGATCGAAAGACATGGAAAAAGCACTCGAGGTATTCTCGCGTATGCATAAAGCTAGTTTGAGTGTGGACCTTCGTACATATGGTGTCTTGATACATGGATGGTGTAGTCAAGGGAATATGAAGGAAGCATTGAAGTTGTTCCGATCAATGGCTGAACATCATCTGAAGCCTAACGATGTAATATATAATATGATGATATTTGGATACTGTAAAGAGGAAAGTTCGTATAGAGCCTTGAAGCTGCTCAaagaaatggttgagaatggaaTGGTTCCAAATGGAGCAAGCTATTGCTTGACAATTGAAGCTCTTTGTAATGATGGGAAATGGAAAGAGGCCAAAGTTCTTGTCAATGGCATGATAAAATTTGGTCTAAAACTTTCAGTTTCATCATGTGATCTGATTCAAAAGGCAATGAACATGACAACTTAA